One part of the Schistocerca piceifrons isolate TAMUIC-IGC-003096 chromosome 2, iqSchPice1.1, whole genome shotgun sequence genome encodes these proteins:
- the LOC124777274 gene encoding PI-PLC X domain-containing protein 3 isoform X1 gives MIKEKYGDSDTATSPVILDLENWMSDLPEELQNLPIICLAIPGTHDSGSSSITRMSPIAPDSGPLVRRLGKIFGPIVKFLVYNWVVTQQTSLTEQLKYGIRYFDLRVATKKNCKELYFVHGLYGSEISSLLQEVRAFLDTHQGEVVILDFQHFYNFSIEDHSQLVSLLDCVFNGMICPAISDVKSISLSWMIEKGFQVIVIYRDAAGQGFWPARRWPTPWPDTTSPQKMLTFLTETLNRRPAGSGFVSQCVLTPNIKFVLCNPLSTLKKTCGEPCNRAVLPWIEKQCPGPAGINVIIADFVHTKGFPFTETVILLNLRLLRNNRESEKTNYEMEIYSSEN, from the exons ATGATCAAAGAAAAATACGGCGATTCGGACACAGCTACTAGTCCGGTCATTCTCGATTTAGAGAATTGGATGTCAGACCTTCCAGAAGAGTTGCAAAATTTGCCGATAATATGTCTGGCAATACCAG GTACTCATGACTCCGGAAGCAGCTCTATTACTCGAATGTCACCCATTGCCCCGGATTCAGGACCCCTTGTGCGGAGATTGGGGAAGATATTTGGACCAATTGTTAAATTCCTGGTTTATAACTGGGTTGTCACTCAGCAAACCTCTCTTACTGAACAACTGAAATATGGTATCAG GTATTTTGATTTGCGAGTTGCAacaaaaaagaactgtaaggaacttTACTTTGTACATGGTTTGTACGGCAGTGAGATAAGTTCGCTGTTACAAGAAGTGCGTGCATTTCTTGACACACATCAAGGAGAAGTGGTGATTCTTGACTTccaacatttttataatttctcaatTGAAGATCATAGTCAGCTTGTATCACTTTTGGATTGTGTCTTTAATGGCATGATCTGTCCAGCTATTAGTGATGTGAAAAGTATTAGTCTTTCTTGGATGATAGAGAAAGGGTTCCAAGTGATTGTAATATACAGGGATGCTGCAGGGCAAGGGTTTTGGCCAGCGCGGCGCTGGCCTACTCCCTGGCCAGATACGACATCCCCACAGAAGATGCTTACCTTCCTCACAGAGACACTGAATCGTCGTCCAGCAGGGTCTGGGTTTGTTAGTCAGTGTGTACTTACACCTAATATAAAGTTTGTACTGTGTAATCCATTATCCACGTTGAAGAAAACGTGTGGTGAACCGTGCAACCGAGCTGTACTGCCTTGGATAGAAAAACAGTGCCCTGGTCCTGCTGGAATCAATGTCATAATAGCTGACTTCGTACACACCAAAGGTTTCCCATTCACAGAGACAGTTATCCTGCTTAACCTCAGACTGTTGCGAAATAATCGAGAATCTGAGAAGACCAACTACGAAATGGAAATTTATAGCTCAGAAAATTAA
- the LOC124777274 gene encoding PI-PLC X domain-containing protein 3 isoform X2, protein MSPIAPDSGPLVRRLGKIFGPIVKFLVYNWVVTQQTSLTEQLKYGIRYFDLRVATKKNCKELYFVHGLYGSEISSLLQEVRAFLDTHQGEVVILDFQHFYNFSIEDHSQLVSLLDCVFNGMICPAISDVKSISLSWMIEKGFQVIVIYRDAAGQGFWPARRWPTPWPDTTSPQKMLTFLTETLNRRPAGSGFVSQCVLTPNIKFVLCNPLSTLKKTCGEPCNRAVLPWIEKQCPGPAGINVIIADFVHTKGFPFTETVILLNLRLLRNNRESEKTNYEMEIYSSEN, encoded by the exons ATGTCACCCATTGCCCCGGATTCAGGACCCCTTGTGCGGAGATTGGGGAAGATATTTGGACCAATTGTTAAATTCCTGGTTTATAACTGGGTTGTCACTCAGCAAACCTCTCTTACTGAACAACTGAAATATGGTATCAG GTATTTTGATTTGCGAGTTGCAacaaaaaagaactgtaaggaacttTACTTTGTACATGGTTTGTACGGCAGTGAGATAAGTTCGCTGTTACAAGAAGTGCGTGCATTTCTTGACACACATCAAGGAGAAGTGGTGATTCTTGACTTccaacatttttataatttctcaatTGAAGATCATAGTCAGCTTGTATCACTTTTGGATTGTGTCTTTAATGGCATGATCTGTCCAGCTATTAGTGATGTGAAAAGTATTAGTCTTTCTTGGATGATAGAGAAAGGGTTCCAAGTGATTGTAATATACAGGGATGCTGCAGGGCAAGGGTTTTGGCCAGCGCGGCGCTGGCCTACTCCCTGGCCAGATACGACATCCCCACAGAAGATGCTTACCTTCCTCACAGAGACACTGAATCGTCGTCCAGCAGGGTCTGGGTTTGTTAGTCAGTGTGTACTTACACCTAATATAAAGTTTGTACTGTGTAATCCATTATCCACGTTGAAGAAAACGTGTGGTGAACCGTGCAACCGAGCTGTACTGCCTTGGATAGAAAAACAGTGCCCTGGTCCTGCTGGAATCAATGTCATAATAGCTGACTTCGTACACACCAAAGGTTTCCCATTCACAGAGACAGTTATCCTGCTTAACCTCAGACTGTTGCGAAATAATCGAGAATCTGAGAAGACCAACTACGAAATGGAAATTTATAGCTCAGAAAATTAA